The Chryseolinea soli nucleotide sequence CGGAAGTAAAAAAAACCGACTACGATCCCGAATCCGGAAAATGGATTGTCAAGACCGAGCACACCAGGAGCCACCTGCGGGAGGTGAGGGTTTTCGACTATTTAATCATCTGCAATGGCATTTTTTCCGATCCGCTCATACCATCCTACACAGGAGCGGATAAATTCATAGCGGCCGGCGGCAAGATCCTTCACACTTCCAAACTGAACGACCTGTTCGAAGTGGCCAACAAAAATGTTGTCGTGGTGGGCTATGGCAAATCTTCCTGCGACGTTGCCAGTGCCATCGCCGACGCTTCCCTGTCCACTACGGTCGTTGCCCGAAGCATCCTTTGGAAAGTGCCCAAGAAATTCTTTGGACTTTTGAACATGAAGTTTATACTCCTGACGCGTCTGGGTGAGAACCTTTTTGAATACATCTCGCTAAGCGGGTTTGCAAAATTCCTGCATACTGCGGGAAAGCCGCTGCGGAACTTTCTCCTCTGGAGTGTGCAATCCGTCGTTGCCACACAACTAAAACTAAAGAAAAGCGGCGTGCATCCCGGCGATTCGCTGGAGACCATCGCCCGGGCCAATGTGAGCCTGGCCAGCGACAATTTTTTTAACAAGATCCTGTCCAAAAAAATTGTTATCGAGAAAGGGCAAGACATTCACTATCTGCTCCCCGGGAAAGCCGTCCTGGCCAATGGAAAAGAACTGCCTGCCTCGATGATTGTCTGCGGCACGGGATACCGGCAAGCGATACCTTTCATGAACGAATCGATCGCCTCAAAAATCCTCGATGAGCAGAAAAATTTCAAATTATATCGCAACCAACTTCCCATAGACGTTCCGTGCCTGGGATTTAACGGATACAACTCTTCTTTCTATAGCCAGCTGAATGCCGAGATGGGTGCCCTCTGGCTAGCCGAATATTTTACGGGCGGGTTAGCCATTCCTTCCCCCGAAGAATGCTCAAGACATATTGCTGAAAAACTAGCCTGGTCAAATCACAGATCCGCGGGAAAAAATTCCAAGGGCACCAATATCATTCCATTTTCTTTGCATCACATCGATGAACTGCTCGGCGATGTCGGGTACAATGTCAGTCGCTTCACGCGGTTGATGCAGTGGCTGGTCCCGGCGAATCCGGCGTCGTACGTGCCGGTAATAAGAAAAACAATCGACCGGTTTGACAAGAACAGGCGAGCACAGTTCTTTACTTCAAAGAAACCCCATCCCCATTTGGGTTCGCCTGTAGTCAATTTCCGTGATTGACGTGCCACTTTATGCACCATAGCTTTGTCGTGTCAATAAAGAAATTATAAAATTAAACATTAACCCATTGTTGTCATGACACAAGCTATGAAAGATGTTGCACCATTTTTACAAAGTGTATCCAAGAAAGCTCTTCTGGTGATCGATGTGCAAGAGAATTTGCTAAACCCAAAATCGAAATTGCACATGGTTCCCGACGAAGTATTGCCGATGGTGAACAATGTCAATAGACTCATCCAGCTTTTTTTAAAAACCAATCACCCCATTATTTATACCGTCAACGAGTGGACCAATCCGATCCTGAATGCTTTGACCGGAAATGTTTGTAAAAAAGGGAGCCCGGGCGTGGGGATTGACAAACAAATCAATGTCGTGAGCGACAGGATCTATTACAAATCCAAAATGAATGCATTGTCCGACAAAAACCTCGTTGCCTTTTTGCATCAGCAAAATATCGAGGAATTGTATATCACGGGTTTGTTTGCCGAAGCGTGTGTGAAGAGCACTGCAAGGTCTGCGGTCCGGCATGGCTTCACCACGGTAGTGGTTGAGGACGCGGTAGGCTCAAAAAGTGTCGAGCACAAATTAAGATGGATAAAATATTGCCAGAAAAAGGGAGCCACCATCATGACCAGCGATCAACTGACGGAATAAATAAAACCAACGTCGTCCTTGGGGATCGGCGTTTGCTGAAAGGATTAGCGCGGTTGCGTTGCCTCTGCTTTGCGAACGAGATTCGCGATCCGATCGGAAAACGCCGACCACAAGGCAGGCGGAAAGCCATGCCCCACGCCTTCGAATATGACCAGCTCGGCGCCCGGAATGGCTTCCGCGGTAGCCTTTCCGCCGCTGACATGAAGCATCTTATCGGAGTCACCGTGTATGACGAGGGCCGGGACGTGCAGCCGTCGCAGTTTTTCGGTGCGGTCACCCGACTTCAGGACCGCTATTTTTTGGCGCAGCGATCCCAGGCGGTCATGGTCGCGGTCCCACGCACGGCCTGCATTTTCTGCGGCCTTTGCTTCATCCAACGGGTACTTCGGTGAGCCCACCGCTTTGAACGCCTTTACCTGCCATTCTATAAAACCTTGCTTGTCACCGGGTGACGCACCCAAATGCGCCAGCGCCGACCAGTCGGGTTGGCCAACCGATGAGTTTCCGGTAGTAGACATCATGGAGGTGAGTGACCTGATGCGTTCGGGATATTCTATGGCCATGGTCTGTGCGATCATTCCGCCCAAGGACACGCCCACGACATGCGCGCTTTTGAAACCAAGGGCGTCCATTAGACCAATCGTATCGGCGGCCATGTCGGAAAGGGTATAAGAAACGGAAGCATAGTCGCCTTTCATGGCCGCCGCAAAGTCAGGCTCGGGAGCACTGTGGAAGTGTGTGGACAAACCGCAGTCGCGGCTATCGAAGCGGATGATCTGCAGGCCACGCTGAACCAGTTCTGTGCAAAATCCATCAGGCCATCTGTACATTTGTCCGCCGACGATCAGCAGAACAGGAGGCGACGCGGTATCACCAAAACGCTGGTATACCATTTCGATCTTTGCGGGACCGACATTAACGGCTTTTTCTTCCTTCATTATAAACCCGTGTTATTACCCTAAATATAATCAGCAAGATAAAAATACGAGCGGCGATACATTTCTAAAATAACTTTCCCTTTAGCCACCCGCCGAGAATAAATAAAAAACCCATGGCGATTACGCTGGGGATATGAAACCACCCTCCCACCCACATGGCGATTTGTCCCACCGATCGAATAAGTTCGATCGGTGACGTCATATGTTGACTCACGTATTTACCAAACGAAGAGTTTTTAAGCCGTTCAAGATCAGCAAAGGCGACCACGATCATGGTTACTACGACGGACGGGCCGAGAAATAAAATCAAAAACCAACTCATCTTATTTTGCCAGGCCAAATAGGTCGTAAAAAAACCAGTGCCAAAATCGACGCACAATTTCACCGGGTGAATTTGCTGGTAGAGCATTTTTTCTTTGAAGGTCATTGAAATCCAATTTATTGAATAATGATAAGCGTCCCTACAACAATGCAAATTGCTCCAATCGTTTTTTGCATCGTCAACGTTTCGCCCAAAAAGACCACTGAAAACAAAATCGTCAATACCAAACTAAGTCTATCAACCGGGGCTACGGGGAATGTCCTCCTTAACTGCAGGGCTTTTACATAACAGAGCCAAGAGAGTCCTGTCGCAATGCCGGAAAGAAAAAGGACAATTACATTCTGCCGGGTTAGTGGCGCGGTTGCATCGGTTCGTCCTCTCATCAGCGCCATGGCCCAAACCAAAAGCAACACCGAAAATGCGCGCACGGCGGTTGCCAAATCAGTGTCTATATTTTTCATCTCTACCTTGGCAAAGGAAGCCGTCAATACGGCAAGAAATGCAGGCAACAAAGTGTATATCCACCACATAGGTACCTAATGAGCGTTCTTATTTTCCATTCACTCCGTTCGTCTTCGCGCCAGGTCACCCGTGTTGAGGTCAGCATTTCTTTCCTTTCTCCGGAAGATGTGCCTGGCAACATATTGCGCATCTCTTCCCACACCGCCGATGACGCCGGACGTAATTCCAAATTGAAATAACATCCCCACAAAATAGAGTCCTTCGTGTTCTTCCAGAATACCGCGATCTGTTTTAGGCCACCCCTGCTCATAAGGAAGATCCATTTTGATCCAGGAAAAATCCGGCTCGAAGCCCGTTGCCCAAATGATCGAGTCGACGGCGATGACGCTTCCGTCTTCAAATCGGGGTTGGCCGCCTTCAACATCCGTTACCCGTGGCATTTGTTTTACTCCGGCGGCCACGACATCTTCTATCGATACGTTAACCAGCGGGCCTCCTCCCCGCAGCACTTTGGGCCTTGCCTTCCTGCCCAGCGGTGTGTTCACGGTCACAAAATTTTGTATGAACCACCAATAGGCTCTGCCAAAATATCGAAATACAAAATCGGGAATGCGGACCGTCGGATTCCCAGCCAGGAAAACCTCGTGCGTCTTGGCCAAGTCGATGGCAATTTGAACACCGGATGCGCCAGCGCCTACCACCAAAACCTTACCGGGCGGAATTTGCGAGGGGTTCAGATAGCGTGAAGAATGGAGATGAAGGATCTTGCCGTTCAATTTTGCTCCAAAGGACGGGATTTTTGGTGCTTGTTGGGCACCGGTGGCCACGACCACATTGTCGGCTGAAAAAACTTCTTCATTTGTCGAAATCTCATATTTAAAATAGACGTAGTGCAGCGTTCGCACCTTCCTCTTTAAATAAACCGGCAGGTTGTGTTTCCTGGCATACTCGCTTAAGTATTCTGCGATTTCCATTCTCGAAGGGTATTTTCCTTTTTCACCCCGAAATGAATAGCCCGGCAAACTATTAAACTGCGACGGCGTAAATAACACGAGCGAATCCCAGCGCGTGGCCCACGATCCTCCCACGCCCTCCGATGCGTCGACGATGACAAAATTTATTTTATGTTTCTGCAAATAAAATCCGGTGGCTAAGCCGGCTTGACCAGCACCAATAATGACCACCTCAAAATGTTTTTTGTTAATGCGTTCCATAGCCTGTGAGATTTATGTATGCGAAATGGGGCGAGCGAAAAACAGATTGTGAAATGGGCTCCTGCCTGGCTCGTTGTCTTCAAAGGAAGGCGGCCAGCCCCCGAAAAGCAATCACGGAAAATGTTGATTTAATTCGCGCGACGAGATTTCCGCACGTTTCACAGCAGGCTATGATGACGATTATGAAAAGTGTAAACAACAACCACTCCGATCTCGACGACAGATCGTATGCGGAGGTCAACATACAAAAAAATATTACAGAAGATCTTCGCGGTGACTGATCACCGATGAACTTATCTTTGGAATGTCAGGTGTAGCGATTTATTGGGAGACCGTTTTTTACTATTCATATTTCAACGTATCCACAGGATTTGACCGCGCCGCTTTTACGGCCTTCAGCGCCACGGTGATCACCACAATCGCGCCACTGATGAGGAGACCGGAAGCAAAATAGAGCGGGTTCCACGCAATGCGGAACGCGAAGTTCTGCAGCCACTGATCCACGATCAGGTAGGTGAGCGGCGCGGCCAACACGAAAGCCGCCAACACCAGCAGTACATATTCTTTTGAGATCAGGTAAAGGATGCTGCTCACCGACGCGCCCAGGACCTTGCGGATCCCGATTTCGGCCAGGCGTTGGTCGGCGATAAAGGAGATCAGTCCATACAAGCCCAGCACGGCCGTGAAAATAGAGAGCGCCGAAAAGATCATGAACACTTTGCTGAGTCGTCGTTCGCTGTTGTAAACCTGGTTGATGGATTGATCCAGGAAGTGAAACGAAAGCGGCTTCTCGGGTTCAAACCGCTTCCACTCGCGCTCGATCGCCGCGAGGGCTTCTGTCGTTTTTCCTTTCTCAACCCTCACGGCCGCATACCACCGCGGCCAGCCAAACCAGATGATGAGGGGGTCTATTTTTTTCTGCAGCGGTTCAAAATTGAAATCTTTCACGACGCCGATCACGCTCCCTAACTTCACCGGCCGGCCGGCATGGTCGAGCGCTTTTCCTACCGGGTCGCTCCAACCAAAGGCGCGGGCCGCCGCTTCGTTGATGATGAACCCGGCGGTGGAATCCGTTGCATGCTCGCGCGAAAAATCGCGGCCCTGCACCATCTCCAGTCCCATGGTCTTCACAAAGTCGTGCGTGATGTTGAGTATTTTTACAAACTGTGTCTTCTCCTTCCCTTCCACCGTGAAGCTCATGAACTGCACTTCCCTTCCAATCGGTTCCGACACAGACGAGACACTGACAATGGAGCTCTCCGACAACAAGTTGTTCTTAAACGCAAAATACGATCCCGGAAGATTTGTTCCCCGGATGGTCACCATGATGATCTGGTCTTTGTCGTAGCCCAGGGACTTATCCTGGATAAAGCGAAGTTGCCGGGCGATGACGATGGTGCCGATGATCAGAAAAATGGAGATGGCGATCTGCGCGCCCACCAGCAACTTCCTGAACCCTCCATTTCCCTTGCCTGGTTTCCAGACCCCTTTTAAGACCCGCTGCGGCTCAAACGAAGAAATGAAGAACGCCGGATAAGCGCCCGACAAAACCCCGACCAGAATAGTAAACAAAAAAATGCCACCCATAAGGGGAGCATTCTCCCGGACATTCAGCGACAGCGAAACCTCCAGCAGGTTGCTGAATAAGGGCAACATCAATTGAAGGATCAAAAAAGCAAAACACAACGCGATCAAACAAACCACGACCGACTCGAGGATGAACTGCAGCCTCAGGTGCGACTTCAAGGCGCCCAGCACTTTGCTGATGCCGATCTCCTTGAACCGGCGCGAAGCCGTGGCCATGGTCAGGTTCACAAAGTTGATGGCCGAGATGACGAGCACCAGCACGCCAACCGAGATAAAAATGTAGAGATTCTTGATGTTGCCGTTTTGCACCAGGTCGGTGTTGTAGTCGAAGTCCGAGTGCAGGTGAACATCGCCAAGGGCCTGGACATAAAACTTCGCGTTAAAATCTTTCTGAAAATCCGGCAGCTTGTCCGACGCAATTTTGTTGATGCCGGCCTCGAGGATGGGCACCTTTAAGGGATCCTTGATGGTGAAGTAGGTCCAGAACCAGTCGTTGTTATACTCCTCGAGGAATTTTGTATCCTTGGACACGCCTGAACTCGCGATGTTGGAAAGCGGAATGACAAAGTCAAATTGGAGATGGGTGTTGGAGGGCAGGTCTTTCACCACACCGGTAACTTCCAGGTCGGTCTGGTTGTTGAACCGCAGCGTTTTGCCCAAGGCGCTCCCCGTCCCGAAATATTTCGCTGCCATTTTCCGGTTGATCACTACTGCGTTGGGATGGGCCAGCGCGTTTCGAGGGTTGCCTTCCAAAAACGGAAAATCAAATAGATCAAAGAAAGAGGAGTCTGCAAAGATCACCTTCTCTTCGTAGAAGACGTTTTCGTTGTAACGGAAGGTGGGAACCATCCGCGTATACTTGTAATTGATGATCCGCGTATAGCCACCGACATCTTCGTTGAAACGCGCCTTGATCTCGGGACCAAACGCCGGGAACGTAGTGGGAATATGATTGGTGGTGCCACCCACCGTTGACGACGCTGTTATCCGATAGATCGATCCCGCTTGCGCAAACATTTTATCATAGCCCTGCTCGTGCCGGAGATACAACGCGATCGCGATAAAACTGGCCAGGCCCAGCGACAATCCCACAACGTTTATGGTGGCGTGGACGCGATGCTTGTTCATGTGGCGAAGCATCATTTTAAAAATATTTCGAAGCATAGCGGATGCGTTATAATTTTCGGATAGGTGAACCTTGTTTTGCAGGTCAGGCCAGTGTGCCGGGTCGATGTTCCGGATCACTTCTTCATAAGCCTTTTTGAAGGCCAGACCCTCTCCTACACGCTGCTCCATTTCACAACACACGTGATCGACGAGCTCTTCGAAAAGATCGCCGGCGGCCAATCCCTTCTTCCGCAGATCGTAACGGATATAATCGATTTCACTTTTGGACAAGCGCATGCTTTCAATACTTAAGCACCAGGTTCATCGCCTTCACAAA carries:
- a CDS encoding EamA family transporter, with the translated sequence MWWIYTLLPAFLAVLTASFAKVEMKNIDTDLATAVRAFSVLLLVWAMALMRGRTDATAPLTRQNVIVLFLSGIATGLSWLCYVKALQLRRTFPVAPVDRLSLVLTILFSVVFLGETLTMQKTIGAICIVVGTLIIIQ
- a CDS encoding ABC transporter permease yields the protein MRLSKSEIDYIRYDLRKKGLAAGDLFEELVDHVCCEMEQRVGEGLAFKKAYEEVIRNIDPAHWPDLQNKVHLSENYNASAMLRNIFKMMLRHMNKHRVHATINVVGLSLGLASFIAIALYLRHEQGYDKMFAQAGSIYRITASSTVGGTTNHIPTTFPAFGPEIKARFNEDVGGYTRIINYKYTRMVPTFRYNENVFYEEKVIFADSSFFDLFDFPFLEGNPRNALAHPNAVVINRKMAAKYFGTGSALGKTLRFNNQTDLEVTGVVKDLPSNTHLQFDFVIPLSNIASSGVSKDTKFLEEYNNDWFWTYFTIKDPLKVPILEAGINKIASDKLPDFQKDFNAKFYVQALGDVHLHSDFDYNTDLVQNGNIKNLYIFISVGVLVLVISAINFVNLTMATASRRFKEIGISKVLGALKSHLRLQFILESVVVCLIALCFAFLILQLMLPLFSNLLEVSLSLNVRENAPLMGGIFLFTILVGVLSGAYPAFFISSFEPQRVLKGVWKPGKGNGGFRKLLVGAQIAISIFLIIGTIVIARQLRFIQDKSLGYDKDQIIMVTIRGTNLPGSYFAFKNNLLSESSIVSVSSVSEPIGREVQFMSFTVEGKEKTQFVKILNITHDFVKTMGLEMVQGRDFSREHATDSTAGFIINEAAARAFGWSDPVGKALDHAGRPVKLGSVIGVVKDFNFEPLQKKIDPLIIWFGWPRWYAAVRVEKGKTTEALAAIEREWKRFEPEKPLSFHFLDQSINQVYNSERRLSKVFMIFSALSIFTAVLGLYGLISFIADQRLAEIGIRKVLGASVSSILYLISKEYVLLVLAAFVLAAPLTYLIVDQWLQNFAFRIAWNPLYFASGLLISGAIVVITVALKAVKAARSNPVDTLKYE
- a CDS encoding alpha/beta fold hydrolase; the protein is MKEEKAVNVGPAKIEMVYQRFGDTASPPVLLIVGGQMYRWPDGFCTELVQRGLQIIRFDSRDCGLSTHFHSAPEPDFAAAMKGDYASVSYTLSDMAADTIGLMDALGFKSAHVVGVSLGGMIAQTMAIEYPERIRSLTSMMSTTGNSSVGQPDWSALAHLGASPGDKQGFIEWQVKAFKAVGSPKYPLDEAKAAENAGRAWDRDHDRLGSLRQKIAVLKSGDRTEKLRRLHVPALVIHGDSDKMLHVSGGKATAEAIPGAELVIFEGVGHGFPPALWSAFSDRIANLVRKAEATQPR
- a CDS encoding flavin-containing monooxygenase gives rise to the protein MERINKKHFEVVIIGAGQAGLATGFYLQKHKINFVIVDASEGVGGSWATRWDSLVLFTPSQFNSLPGYSFRGEKGKYPSRMEIAEYLSEYARKHNLPVYLKRKVRTLHYVYFKYEISTNEEVFSADNVVVATGAQQAPKIPSFGAKLNGKILHLHSSRYLNPSQIPPGKVLVVGAGASGVQIAIDLAKTHEVFLAGNPTVRIPDFVFRYFGRAYWWFIQNFVTVNTPLGRKARPKVLRGGGPLVNVSIEDVVAAGVKQMPRVTDVEGGQPRFEDGSVIAVDSIIWATGFEPDFSWIKMDLPYEQGWPKTDRGILEEHEGLYFVGMLFQFGITSGVIGGVGRDAQYVARHIFRRKERNADLNTGDLARRRTE
- a CDS encoding isochorismatase family cysteine hydrolase, producing MTQAMKDVAPFLQSVSKKALLVIDVQENLLNPKSKLHMVPDEVLPMVNNVNRLIQLFLKTNHPIIYTVNEWTNPILNALTGNVCKKGSPGVGIDKQINVVSDRIYYKSKMNALSDKNLVAFLHQQNIEELYITGLFAEACVKSTARSAVRHGFTTVVVEDAVGSKSVEHKLRWIKYCQKKGATIMTSDQLTE
- a CDS encoding flavin-containing monooxygenase, which translates into the protein MKSVAIIGAGFSGLVTAKIFKQYGFVVTVYEKESEVGGVWTSSRRYPGLTTQNPKDTYFLSDLKMPKHFPEWPNGDQVQAYLDAYVTYCHLRKHIILQTEVKKTDYDPESGKWIVKTEHTRSHLREVRVFDYLIICNGIFSDPLIPSYTGADKFIAAGGKILHTSKLNDLFEVANKNVVVVGYGKSSCDVASAIADASLSTTVVARSILWKVPKKFFGLLNMKFILLTRLGENLFEYISLSGFAKFLHTAGKPLRNFLLWSVQSVVATQLKLKKSGVHPGDSLETIARANVSLASDNFFNKILSKKIVIEKGQDIHYLLPGKAVLANGKELPASMIVCGTGYRQAIPFMNESIASKILDEQKNFKLYRNQLPIDVPCLGFNGYNSSFYSQLNAEMGALWLAEYFTGGLAIPSPEECSRHIAEKLAWSNHRSAGKNSKGTNIIPFSLHHIDELLGDVGYNVSRFTRLMQWLVPANPASYVPVIRKTIDRFDKNRRAQFFTSKKPHPHLGSPVVNFRD